In the Aristaeella hokkaidonensis genome, CGGGATCAGAATGACAGGAGGAGAGAGACCATGGCCACAAAACGGAGAATAGCCTTTGTCGGATCCGAATGCTATCCTTTTGTAAAAACGGGCGGTCTGGGAGACGTGATGTACGCGCTGCCCAGGGCGCTGGTAACCAGGGACTGCGAGGTACGCGTTATCCTTCCCCTGTATGCCTGCATCCCTGCGAAATACAAGGAAAAACTGGAATATAAGGGCTCCTTCATGATGGACCAGACGTCGGACGGAAGAAACTTCTACGTCGGCATCATGGAACTGGAAATGGATGGGGTTATTTATGACTTCATCGACAACCGGGAGTTCTTTGACTGGGGCAATCCCTATACAGGACTGTGGGAGGATATTCCCAAGTACTGCTTCTTTGCCAAGGCTTCCCTGGCGATCCTGAATTACCTGGACTGGGCACCGGATGTGATTCACTGCCACGACTGGCAGGGAAGCCTGGTGCCGCTGTATAAGCGGACGAAGTTCTGGAATTCGCCGGTGGGTAAAGCCAAAACCGTGCTGACGATCCACAACCTCCGGTTCCAGGGCATCTGCAGTATTGAACACCTGAAGTACTGGTCCGGCCTGCGGGATGATCTGTTTGATTATCCTGTGCTGAAGCACAATGAGGACGAGGCCAATATGTTCAAGGGCGGCCTGGCCTTTGCGGATCGGATTACCACCGTGAGCGAAACCTACGCCCAGGAGATCCAGACGCCGGCCTTCGGCGAGGGCCTGGACGCGCACCTGCGCTATCATAGCCCGCGGCTGAAGGGGATCGTGAACGGCATTGACGTGGAGCAGTGGGATCCCGCAAAGGACGCCCTGCTGGCCACTCCCTATGACGTGGAAAACGCCGTGGAGCGGAAGAAGGAAAACAAGCGGGCCCTGCAGGAGAAACTGGGCCTGACCCAGGACGACAGGAAAATGGTCATCGGCCTGATTTCCCGCCTGACGGACCAGAAGGGCCTGGACCTGGTGGACGCCATCTTCCCGCAGCTGATTGACGGAAACACACAGGTGGCGGTGCTGGGCACCGGCGACCCGCGTTATGAGAGCGCCTTCCGCTGGTTTGAGGGACAGTATAAGGGCGACGTATGCGCCTATATCAGCTATAACGAGGTTCTGGCCCACGCGATCTACGCCGGCGCGGACGCCTTCCTGGTGCCCAGCCTGTTTGAGCCCTGCGGCCTGACCCAGCTGATCGCCATGCGCTACGGCACGGCTCCGATCGTCCGGGAAACCGGCGGCCTGAAGGATACGGTGCAGCCCTTCCGCGGCGACCTGAAAGAAGGTAACGGCTTCACCTTTGACCGCTATGACGCGAACCTGCTGCTGGAGGCGGTGAACCAGGCCAAGACCGTGTTCTTTACGGATCGTGGCGCCTGGGACGAGATGGTCCGGCGGAACATGCGGAAGGACGTGTCCTGGGAACAGTCGGCGGAGAAATATCTTTCACTTTATGACGAGGTCATAAAGTGAAAGTAAATGAATACTGAAAACTTAAAACTTAAAAATGAGATAGTGTTGAGTTTTCAGTGAAGAGTGATGAGTGTAAAGTTGCCGCTGCGGCGGGGGAGATTTCTCCACGCGGGCGCATGAGCGCCCTTGGTCGAAATGACAATATGACGTCATGGATTGACCATAACAATTATGAATTATGAATTGTGAATTATGAATTCATAGTCTAATCCGGAGGATTGATTAACCGATGTTGGAGTTTTGCACGCTGGGGACCGGCGGGACACTGCCGATTCCCGAGCGGGCGTTATCTTCCCTTTATGTCCGGGTGAACGGGCGGAGCCTGCTGATCGACTGTGGTGAAGGAACCCAGGTCGGCATCCGCCGACTCGGCTGGGGATTCCGCTGCCTGGACGGGATGCTGCTGACCCACTATCACGGGGACCACTGTACCGGTATCGCGGGACTGCTGCTGAGCCTGGAAAAGGCGGGAAAGGATGAGCCCTTCCACATTTGGGGTCCGCGGGGACTGAAGCGCGTCGTGGAAGGACTGTGCGTTATTGTGCCTCAGCTTTCCTTCCCGGTGATGCTGCACGAGCTGCCGGCCGAAGGAGGGGACGTGGAGATGATCGGCCTGAAGATCCGGGCTTTCCCGGTGGATCACGGCGGCATTCCCTGTTTCGGCTACCGGATGGTGCTGGACCGTGGCGCGGTCTTTGACCCGGAAAAAGCAAAGGCACTGAATGTGCCCATGAAGGACTGGAAGCGGCTGCAGCAGGGAGAAACGGTGCATGTGGGGTTGAAGCGGATCCTG is a window encoding:
- a CDS encoding glycogen synthase; translated protein: MATKRRIAFVGSECYPFVKTGGLGDVMYALPRALVTRDCEVRVILPLYACIPAKYKEKLEYKGSFMMDQTSDGRNFYVGIMELEMDGVIYDFIDNREFFDWGNPYTGLWEDIPKYCFFAKASLAILNYLDWAPDVIHCHDWQGSLVPLYKRTKFWNSPVGKAKTVLTIHNLRFQGICSIEHLKYWSGLRDDLFDYPVLKHNEDEANMFKGGLAFADRITTVSETYAQEIQTPAFGEGLDAHLRYHSPRLKGIVNGIDVEQWDPAKDALLATPYDVENAVERKKENKRALQEKLGLTQDDRKMVIGLISRLTDQKGLDLVDAIFPQLIDGNTQVAVLGTGDPRYESAFRWFEGQYKGDVCAYISYNEVLAHAIYAGADAFLVPSLFEPCGLTQLIAMRYGTAPIVRETGGLKDTVQPFRGDLKEGNGFTFDRYDANLLLEAVNQAKTVFFTDRGAWDEMVRRNMRKDVSWEQSAEKYLSLYDEVIK
- a CDS encoding ribonuclease Z, giving the protein MLEFCTLGTGGTLPIPERALSSLYVRVNGRSLLIDCGEGTQVGIRRLGWGFRCLDGMLLTHYHGDHCTGIAGLLLSLEKAGKDEPFHIWGPRGLKRVVEGLCVIVPQLSFPVMLHELPAEGGDVEMIGLKIRAFPVDHGGIPCFGYRMVLDRGAVFDPEKAKALNVPMKDWKRLQQGETVHVGLKRILPGDVTGAPRKGITLVFSTDTRPCETLEKNCADADLLILEGMYGTEDKMPQALKNHHMLFREAAEIARKTTPGGLLLTHFSTSLEDPEEYLPETRTIFERTWAAKDGETVVMRYPEGKEKAWISLS